A region of Betta splendens chromosome 13, fBetSpl5.4, whole genome shotgun sequence DNA encodes the following proteins:
- the wdr74 gene encoding WD repeat-containing protein 74, with protein MEDRSRLCSVWLGSETGILKGVSVSRKQAFNFCNTSQLSRDQEVRALCWGDAAESELLVGSVDGTVKTFSVEKGVFTETRRCGETADGCFTGLATLGDSALVTCGECGTVRVWREDRSEAVMELNAGKNVCRMRQNPVHRHKVATGGKENGLKMWDLERPEKPVFTAKNLRDDWLDLRRPHWVRDVGFIPDSDKMVTCTGYHQVHVFDPSSPQRRPVLEAEYGEYPLTALSLPAAGNTVVVGNTHGQIAVLDLRKGLVRGCLKGLAGGVRGLQCHPSQPVVASCGLDRFLRIHALEDRKVQHKVYLKSRLNCLLLASRDLEDGGGVTEQGESQVVKEEEDELWDAMEQVQDVQKRKTDDEEQPQEKRSRKGQD; from the exons ATGGAGGACCGCAGCCGGCTTTGCTCCGTGTGGTTGGGCTCGGAGACCGGGATTCTGAAAGGGGTCAGTGTGTCCCGGAAACAGGCCTTCAACTTCTGCAACACGAGCCAGCTGAGCCGCGACCAGGAGGTCCGCGCGTTGTGCTGGGGCGACGCTGCCGAGAGCGAGCTGCTGGTCGGTTCCGTAGACGGGACCGTGAAAACCTTCAGCGTCGAGAAGGGCGTATTCACAGAGACCCGGCGCTGCGGGGAGACCGCGGACGGCTGCTTCACTGGGCTGGCCACGCTCGGCGACTCTGCCTTGGTCACTTGCGGGGAGTGCGGGACGGTGCGGGTCTGGAGGGAGGACCGCAGTGAGGCCGTGATGGAGCTTAACGCGGGGAAGAACGTGTGCAGGATGCGTCAAAACCCGGTACACCGGCACAAAGTGGCCACGGGCGGGAAGGAGAACGGACTGAAAATGTGGGATCTGGAACGACCCGAGAAACCCGTGTTCACCGCAAAAAATCTGCGGGACGATTGGCTCGATCTGCGGCGTCCGCATTGGGTTAGAGACGTGGGCTTTATCCCGGACTCCGACAAAATGGTCACGTGCACAGGTTACCACCAG GTCCACGTGTTTGACCCATCGTCCCCCCAGCGGCGCCCGGTCCTGGAGGCCGAGTACGGCGAGTACCCACTCACCGCGTTGTCTCTGCCCGCTGCTGGGAACACAGTGGTGGTTGGAAACACCCATGGCCAGATCGCTGTGCTGGACCTGAGGAAGGGTCTGGTCCGTGGCTGTCTCAAGGGACTGGCCGGGGGGGTGCGGGGACTGCAGTGCCACCCCTCGCAGCCAGTAGTGGCATCCTGCGGCCTGGACCGCTTCCTCCGCATCCACGCCCTGGAGGACCGCAAAGTGCAGCACAAAGTCTACCTCAAGTCCCGGCTCAACTGCCTGCTGTTGGCCAGCCGGGACCTGGAGGACGGAGGGGGGGTGACCGAGCAGGGGGAGTCCCAggtggtgaaggaggaggaggacgagctgtGGGACGCAATGGAACAGGTGCAGGATGTGCAGAAGAGGAAAACCGATGACGAGGAGCAGCCCcaagagaagaggagcaggaaaggTCAAGACTGA